From the Verrucomicrobiales bacterium genome, the window AGTCTGACCCTGACACAGGTCGCTCTCGGCAACGCGGGCGAGTATCGGGTGATTGCCGCCAACGCGGTGGGCTCCGCGACCAGCCAAGTGGCGCGCTTGACGGTGTTGAGTCCGGCCTCACTGCAGATTTCACAGGAGGGCGACCGCATTATCCTCTCCTGGACAGGCACGGGTTACTCCCTCCAGCAAGCCGTTTCGCTTCCTCCGGCCGGGCCGGCCGCCTGGGTCAACGTCTCCGGGGCTGCGAGCACGAGCCCCTACGTCACCACCAATAGCGATCGCTCGCGTTATTTCCGTTTGTTGCGGTAGTGGTCTCTCATCCTCACCTCACCAATAGGCGGAGGCGGCGACGAGGTGAGTTCGAACGCCGAGCCTGCTCAAGCAGGAACTCCATACCCCGAGCGGCCAATCCCCGTACGGAGTTCCGCCTTCAGGCGGATGCGGCGACGAGGTGAGTTCGAACGCCGAACCTGCTGAAGCAGGAACTCCATACCCCTGCCAGTCCTCTGCCCGATCGAACCGATTGCATAACCGCCTCCCGCGTGGTAAACTTGCCGGATGGATGCGGACATAAGCCAGCACCGCGGGAGAATACTGATCGGTAAGCCAGGGTTGGATGGACATGACCGGGGAGCCAAGTTCATCGCCCGGGCCTTGCGTGATGCGGGGTTTGAGGTCATCTACACGGGAATTCGCCGAACCCCCGAGGAGATCGTCGCCTCCGCGGTTCAGGAGGATGTGGATGCCATCGGCCTCTCCATTCTGTCCGGTTCCCACAATCACCTCTTTCTGTCAGTCCTCGATCTGCTCAAGAAGGCCGGGGCCGGCGATATTCCTGTGCTGGGCGGCGGGGTCATCCCGGCGGCCGATGCCGAGAATCTCAAGCGCAGCGGAATCAAGGCGGTTTTTTCGTCCGGAACTCCGGTCCAGCAGATCATCGACGCCTTTGCTCAGGCGATCCGCGAGCGAAACCCTCAACAAGAGATGGAGGGATGATTCGCCCGGGCGAACTGCTTGAGCGTGTTCGAGCTCGAGATCCCAGAGCTATTGGACGTGCCATCTCGATGGTGGAGAACGGAACCGAGGGCGCCCGCGCGTTGCTGGGGGCTTTAGACGAAGAGGGCGAGGGCTCGGCCAACATAC encodes:
- a CDS encoding cobalamin B12-binding domain-containing protein, producing the protein MDADISQHRGRILIGKPGLDGHDRGAKFIARALRDAGFEVIYTGIRRTPEEIVASAVQEDVDAIGLSILSGSHNHLFLSVLDLLKKAGAGDIPVLGGGVIPAADAENLKRSGIKAVFSSGTPVQQIIDAFAQAIRERNPQQEMEG